In one Alnus glutinosa chromosome 14, dhAlnGlut1.1, whole genome shotgun sequence genomic region, the following are encoded:
- the LOC133857065 gene encoding ABC transporter G family member 5-like, producing MKNQGCEIEAIGINYKIHTQNRQHPFQIFSKEPRENHQADRHVLKGVNCRAKPWEILAIVGQSGAGKSSLLEILAGKLTPQSGSIFVNQKPVDKAQFKKTSGYVTQKDTLFPLLTVEETLMFSAKLRLRLPPAELTSRVKSLIQELGLTRVAGARVGDDRVRGISGGEKRRVSIGVDVIHDPKVLILDEPTSGLDSTSALQIIDLLKTMAETRGRTIILSIHQPGFRIVKLFNTILLLANGCVLHHGTVDQLGVNLRLMGLELPLYFNIVEFAIESIDTIQQNRKFHQETLPQLQSTPQQKKGDGQGESRNGKFTLQQLFQQSKVVDEETINVGMDLSFPLKFANSRLRETMILTHRFSKNIFRTKELFACRTIQMLISGLVLGSIFYNLKDDLVGAQERVGLFAFILTFLLSCTTEALPIFLQEREILMKETSCGSYRVSSYAVANGLVYLPFLLILAILFTVPLYWLVGLNHNFMAFLHFLLLIWLILYTANSVVVCFSALVPNFIVGNSVISGVMGSFFLFSGYFISKQGIPSYWIFMHYISLFKYPFEGFLINEFSNSGKCLEYMFGTCEVSGEDVLREEGYGEDSRWRNVVVMVCFILVYRFISYVILRCRCSQRGLRDALV from the coding sequence ATGAAGAACCAGGGGTGTGAGATTGAAGCAATCGGCATCAACTACAAGATTCATACACAAAACAGGCAGCACCCATTTCAGATCTTCAGCAAAGAGCCACGAGAGAATCATCAAGCAGATCGCCATGTCCTGAAGGGCGTCAACTGCCGAGCCAAGCCATGGGAGATTCTGGCCATTGTGGGTCAGAGCGGGGCCGGAAAGTCGTCCCTACTGGAAATCCTAGCAGGGAAACTCACACCACAGAGTGGTTCCATTTTTGTGAACCAAAAGCCTGTAGACAAAGCTCAGTTCAAGAAAACATCAGGGTATGTCACACAAAAGGATACCCTCTTCCCTTTACTTACTGTGGAAGAAACCTTAATGTTTAGCGCAAAGCTAAGGCTAAGGCTTCCGCCGGCTGAGCTGACCTCCAGGGTGAAGTCCTTGATTCAGGAGCTCGGCCTGACCCGCGTAGCCGGAGCTCGAGTCGGAGACGACAGGGTTCGCGGGATATCCGGCGGAGAAAAGCGCCGGGTTTCGATCGGCGTGGACGTGATACATGATCCCAAAGTGTTGATTCTTGACGAACCGACTTCAGGGCTGGACAGCACATCAGCGCTTCAAATCATTGACTTGCTTAAGACCATGGCGGAAACCCGTGGCAGAACAATAATTCTCAGCATCCATCAGCCTGGCTTCCGGATTGTAAAGCTGTTCAATACAATTTTGTTGTTGGCTAATGGCTGTGTCTTGCACCATGGCACGGTGGATCAGCTTGGCGTGAACTTAAGGCTGATGGGCCTAGAGCTTCCTCTTTATTTCAACATCGTTGAATTTGCTATTGAATCCATCGACACCATTCAACAGAACCGAAAATTTCACCAAGAAACTCTGCCGCAGTTGCAATCAACCCCGCAACAAAAGAAAGGAGATGGTCAAGGTGAGAGTAGAAATGGTAAGTTCACACTCCAACAGCTCTTTCAACAATCCAAGGTCGTGGATGAAGAAACAATCAATGTTGGGATGGATTTAAGTTTCCCTCTCAAATTTGCAAATTCTAGACTGCGAGAAACCATGATTCTAACTCATAGATTCTCCAAGAACATCTTCCGGACAAAGGAGCTCTTTGCTTGCCGGACGATCCAAATGTTGATCTCCGGGCTTGTCCTTGGGTCGATCTTTTACAATCTGAAAGATGATTTGGTTGGAGCACAGGAAAGGGTAGGTCTGTTTGCatttattttgacttttttgttATCATGCACCACAGAAGCCCTGCCAATCTTTTTGCAAGAGAGGGAGATACTTATGAAGGAAACATCTTGTGGAAGCTACAGGGTGTCATCCTATGCGGTAGCCAACGGACTGGTTTACTTGCCATTTCTGCTCATTCTAGCCATTTTATTCACAGTGCCCTTGTACTGGCTCGTTGGACTCAATCACAACTTCATGGCCTTTCTCCACTTCTTGTTGTTGATCTGGTTAATTCTGTACACAGCAAATTCGGTTGTGGTGTGTTTCAGTGCTCTGGTGCCTAATTTCATCGTCGGGAATTCCGTGATTTCCGGCGTCATGGGatccttctttctcttctctggTTACTTCATATCAAAGCAGGGGATTCCAAGTTATTGGATTTTCATGCATTACATATCGTTGTTCAAGTATCCGTTTGAAGGGTTTCTAATAAATGAGTTCTCCAACTCAGGAAAGTGCTTGGAGTACATGTTTGGGACATGTGAAGTGAGTGGAGAAGATGTGCTTAGAGAAGAAGGCTATGGGGAGGATAGTAGGTGGAGAAATGTGGTTGTTATGGTGTGCTTCATATTGGTTTACAGGTTTATTTCTTATGTTATTCTTAGATGTAGATGCTCTCAAAGAGGGCTCAGGGATGCCCTTGTCTGA